The following is a genomic window from Archangium lipolyticum.
CACGACGCTAGGGTGCGCCCTTCGCACCATCCCGAGCGGTCCCCGATGCCCGCTCGCACGCCATACGAGGAAGCTCATGCCCGGCATCGACCTGAACTACTTCATTCGTCAGGCCAACAAGCTCACGGAGAAGATCGAGCAGCGCAAGAAGGAGCTGGCCGAAGAGACCGTCGAGGCCAAGGCCGGTGACGGCCGCGTCACCGTGGTCGCCAACTGCGTGCAGGAGATCAAGAGCATCAAGATCGACAAGTCGCTCGTCGACCCCAATGACCTGGGCATGCTCGAGGACCTCGTCACCGCCGGCGTCAACGCTGCCCTGGCGAGCAGCCGTGAGAAGATGCAGCGCGAGCTCGGCAAGATCTCCGGCGGCGTGAAGATCCCCGGCATTACTTGATACCGGATGACTCCTGATCCTCTCAACCGCCTGGTCGCCCAGCTCGCGAAGCTGCCCGGTATCGGGGAGAAGACCGCTCAGCGGCTGGCGTTCCACATCCTCCGCGCTCCAGGTGAGTACGCCCAGGAGCTGTCGCAGGCCATCCGCGAGGTGAAGGAGAAGGTGCACCTGTGTGCCCGGTGCTTCTCCCTCACCGACTCGGAGCTGTGCGGCTTCTGCCGGGACAACAAGCGCGACGAGCGCGTCCTGTGCGTGGTGGAGACGTTCGCGGACCTGATGGCGCTGGAGCGCACCCGGGAGTTCAAGGGCCGCTACCACGTGCTGCACGGTGTGCTCTCGCCCCTGGATGGCGTGGGCCCCGAGCAGCTGCGCATCAAGGAGCTCCTCACGCGGCTCGGAGACGGGCACGTCGAGGAGATCATCCTCGCCACCAACCCGGACGTGGAGGGCGAGGCCACCGCGCTCTACCTCACCCGGTTGCTCAAGCCGATGGGCATCCGCGTGAGCCGCATCGCCCAGGGCCTGCCCATGGGTGGAGATCTCGAGTACGCCGACCAGGCCACGCTGGCCAAGGCGCTCAGCGCCCGGCGCGAGCTGTGAGGCCCCCGGCTACCGCGTGACGCGGTAGCCGAAGGGCAGCACCACCGTCACTTCCTTGTCCCGGTGCGCGGGGAAGCGCAGGCGCTCCACCTGCTTCTCCAGGCACTTGCCCACGGGCCGTGTCGCCAGCGCGCCCTGGGTGGCCGCGTCCGCCTTGCCCGACGAGTAGATGGTGAAGCGCACCTGCACATCCCCCTCGTCCGCGGGCAAGTCCCGCTTGTACTGCTCGAAGCACGCCATGATGCGCGCCCGGTTGCGCAACACCACGCGCTGGACGTCCGCGGCCTCCAGGGACACGCGCGTCTTCGGCGAGCGCGTGGACGTCTTCTCCTTCACCTGGGGCCGCGGCTCCGCCTCGTCCGGGGGCCGTGCCCCCGCGGCCTCGGATTCGGGGACTGCCTGGAAGGGCGGTTGGAGCTGGGCGGCCGGAACCCCGGAGGCCTCTGGAGCGGGAGTCGAGGGCGGCGGAGCCACCGGAATCACGGAAGCCGGCGGCGGCGGAGCCACCGGGGCGGACGGAGCATTCCCGACATTGCGCCCCACCACGAAGGCCACACCCGCCAGCAACAGACCGCCCGCCACGGCCGCGACGAGCAGCCCCCGCCGGCGCGGAGCCATCACCACCGTGCGGGTGCCAGTCACGGGCTGGACGGGAACGGCGCTCGTCCTCGCCTCCGCGTGCGCGGTGGGCGTGTCCATGGGGCGGAAGAATGAGCTCTCCGCGGGGACCACCTCCGGAATGGAGTGCCCGGCCTGCCCCAGCGTCGTGAGCGTGGGGATGCGCGTCTTCTCCGTATAGCGCTGCTCGCCGAAGCTGCCGCGCAGGTACGTGGCGAGGTGCGCGTTGGTGGGCGACTGGGACTCCAGCGCCAGGATGCCCTCCAGGTCGTCCGCGAGCTCCGCGGCGGTGGCGTAGCGCCGCGCGCGGTCGAACGCCATCGCCTTGAGCACCACCGCCTCCAGCGCCGGAGACAGGTCGGAGCGCAGCGCGCTCGGCGGCTGGAAGTCGCCCGACAGCAGGGCGTTGAGCACCGCCAGATCATTGTCCCGGGCGAAGGGCCGCACGTGGGTGAGCGCCTCGTAGAGGCACACGCCCAGGGAGAAGACATCCGCGCGCCGATCCACCTCCTCGCCCCGGGCCTGCTCCGGCGCCATGTAGACGTACTTGCCCTTCACCACTCCGGTGCGCGTGTGGGCCAGGCGCGACTCGGCCTTGGCGATGCCGAAGTCCAACACCTTCACCTGGCCCTCGTACGTCACGTACAGGTTGGAGGGCGAGATGTCGCGGTGGACGATGTTCAGCGGCCGGCCCGACTCGTCGGTGAAGTCGTGCGCGTAGTGCAGGCCGCGCGCCGCGTCCGCGAGCACGCGCAGCACCAGCGGCACCGGCACGTACTCGCCCCGGAAGCTCGCCGTGCGCACCGTGGTGGAGAAGTCCTCCCCCGGCAGGTACTCCATGCAGATGAAGTAGCAGCCCTCGGTGAAGCCCAGCTCGTGGATCTGCACCACGTTGGGGTGCACCAGCTTCGCCGCCAGCCGGGCCTCGTCGCGGAACATCTCCACGAAGTCCGGCAGGCCCGACAGGTGGGCCAGCATCCGCTTGATGACGACATTGCGCTCGAAGCCGTCCGCCCCGAGCCGCTTGGCGAGGAAGATCTCCGCCATGCCGCCCTCGGCCAGCTTGCGCACCAGCACGTACTGGCCATAGGGCCGGAGCGCGTCGGCGTTCCCTGCAGGTTCCGTCCGGGCGCGAGGGGTCGTCATCTCAGGGCCTCACTTCAGCGTGCGCACCGTATATACGTCCGGTGCACCAGGGCGAGACATCTTGAATACGACAACGGGAGGCTGTCCCGCCGACGCCACCCAGGTATCGAACCGGTGTTTCGAGTCGAGTGCCAGGGGCTTGCCGTTCACGGAGAGTCGTGCATCCACCGGTGCCACTCCCGTCACGCGGACACGAGCCCCCGCGCGCTGCCCCTCGCGAGGCGCGCTGACGATGAGCGTGGGCACCGAGTTGTCGAACACGAGCTCCAGCTTGTTCATCCGCCCGCCGCGCAGCGGCTGCCCCTGGGGGCCCAGCGGGGTGATGGACCAGAGGAAGCTGCCCTCCTTCAGCAGGCCCGCGTCGAGCGGCACCTGCGGCGAGGTGGCGGAGCGCTCCGCCACGGGCTGCCCGAGCGCTCCGCTCCGGTACACCGAGACCTTGTAGGAGGCCGCGCCCGCCTCCGCCTGACAGGTGAAGGTGATGGCCGGGGGCTTGTCCTGGAAGAAGATGGTCGTCTTCTCCGGCCCCTCGGGCACCCGGTTGCGCAGCCGGCCCAGCTCGCCCTTGGGAGAGCGCTCCGGCCCGAAGGACGCCTGGCCGTGGGTCAGCTCCGAGCCGTCCGGCCGCCGCACCTTCCAGTACAGCGAGCCCTTCGCGGGAGCCGTCACGTTGACGAAGCCGCGGCGGGCCACGCCCGACAGCACCAGCCGCTTGAAGTCGGAATCCGAGGCCACCTCCACCTGGACCTCGCCCTCCTCCTCCCACGTGAGGGCCACCTCCGACAGGCGCCGGTGGAACACCTGCTGGCCCTCGCGCGAGGCCAGCACGACCGGTGCCCGCGCCAGCGACTCGACCCGCGCGGCGGCCTCGCCCTTCACGGTGGCGCGCTCGCCCGCGCGCAGGGGCGCCCGGGCCTCGCCACGCACCAGCGTCACGTCACCCGCGCGCGAGTCCACGGTGAAGCCATCCCCGGTGCGCCGCACGTCGAGCCGGGCGGCCCCGCTGCTCTCCAGCAGGAGCCCCGGCAACACCACGCGGCTGACATGGCCCGGAGCCAGCGTCAGCCCCAGCTCGCCCTTGAGCAGGTCCAACCGCGCCTCGTCCGTCGCGCCGGAGCGGGCCACGCCCTCCACCACCAGCTCGCCGCCCTGGCCCAGCGCGAGCGTGGACTCCGAGCCCTCCAGGTTCAGCAGCGCCGTGCCCTGACGCGCGCGCACACTGTCACCGGCCCCGAGCACCTCGCCCTTCCGGTCCACCCCGCGCCACCGGGCCTGGCCCTTCTGGCGCCACTCCGCGCGGCCCGTCCCGGCGTGCACCGTCACCCGCACGGGCGCCAGCTCCAGCACCCGCGTCGTCACGCTCTCGGCCTTCACCGAGACTTCCTGCCCCTGGGCGGCCCGCACCGTCTGCCCGTTCTTCGCCACCACCTCCACGGAGCCCAGGCGCACTTCCACGTGGCTCTCGTCCTGGCCCACGTCCAACCGCACCTCGCTCTCCTCCGCGCCCTGGCGGGTGAGGCCGAAGGGCGTGAGGAGGGTGAGCTGGACCCGCGGACCCGCCTTCCGACCCACCGCAACCGCCGGGACCCGCGACAGGACGAGGCCGCGCGACACCATCACCACCACGCCGGTCGAGTCCTCGTCGAGGATGAAGCGCGCCTGCGCCCCCACCTCCACCGTGCGCCCGTCGGCGAAAAGCACCGTGGCGCTCGCGCCATCACCCGTCTCCACCGCGTCACCGCGCAGCAGGGGCCCCTGGCTCGCGGGTGCCTGCTTCCCTCCGCGCTCGAGCCGCACCTCGCCCGACATCGACGCGAGCCGCGCGAGCTCGGCCACGCCCGCGTCCACCTCCGCCGTCGCGGGAGCGGGCGCCACCGGCGGGGGCGCGGGAGGCAACGCCTCCTCCTCTCCACACGCGGCGGCGAGCAGCAGGCACAGCGCGGAGACGAGGGGAAGGCGGAAGGAGCTCACCGGGTCTTGGGAAAGAGATCGACGTTGAAGATGGCCTGCTCGCCGTCGCCCACGGTGATGACCTTCGTTTGAGACAGGTGGCCGGGAGCCGAGAAGACGAGACGATACCTACCTTGCTTGAGCTGGACCTGGAAAGTCCCCCTGGCGTCCGTGCGGCGGCGGAGCTTCGCCTCCGGGATGAAGAGCCGGGCCTGGAGCGGCTTCCCCCCACGGACGCTGCGTACCTGACCGGACAAGGTAGCGAGCGCTCCCTGGCGCCCATGGGTCAGTGACACGGACAGTTGCGACACGATGCCCGCGGCGATGACCACGGCCTCCTGCTCGGCGCGGAAGTCCGGGGCCGACACCTTCACTTCCAGTGGACCCGGTGGAAGCTCCTTCAGGAGGGCCAATCCCATCTCGTTGGTGGTGACCTCGGTACCACCCACGGTGACGAGCGCGCCCGGCAGGGGCGTCCCGTTGCGCCCATCCACCACGAACACCTCCAGGGTGCCCACGCGCGGCAGCGGATTCGTCCGCAGCACCAGCTCCGAGCGGCCACCGGCCGTCACCGTGGTGCGAGCCTCCAGGGGCAGATAGCCCTCCACGTCGACGCGAACGAGCACCTCACCCGGCGGCAGCTCCACCCCCGTCAACCGCCCGTCCGCGCCGAGCACGCGCGGCGCCTGCCCCACGCCGCCCACGGTCAGCACCACGCGGGCACCGGGCAGTGCCTTCCCCGACCCCTCTTCCACCACCGCGAGCACGAGCTCCCCCAGCCGCGGCCGCGAGGCCTCCCCACCCCCATGGGTCAGCTCGAACGCCAGCCCCGCGCGGCTGAGGACCTGCGAGGACTTCAACCCGTCCGCCGTCGTCAGCTCGTCACGCACGTACTGGTAGTCCAGCACCAGCGCCCCACCCCACTCGCCCCGCCGCATCACCGGCACGAGCAGCGCGCCACCGGCCGCGAAGCCCGTCGACGAGGCCCCGAGGGCCACGGGCACCTCGCCACGCACCTCCGCGCGCAGGCGCCAGGGCAGCGGCACGAGGACGCGAGCCCCCACCAGCGCGGCGTGGCGCGCCGAAGCCACGAGCCGTGCTCCTCCCTCGGCGCTGGCGAAGGTGGGCAGCTGCGCGAAGCCGTAGCCGGCGCTCACCTCGGCGCGCACCGGCCCCAGCGAGACACGCGCCGCCGGGCCCACCGAGGCCCGCAGCAGTCCCCCTCCGGTGATGAGCCGCGTCTCCTTCGAGAGGCTGAAGCCCTCGCGCTGCACGCTGGCCCACGCCCCCCACCAGCCCTCGCCGAACACCGCGGCCCACAGCGCCACGTCGTTGGGCGTCATGCCCCCATAGGACACCGCCGGCCCGGCCTCCTGGGCGCCCTCCCGGAAGGTCAACCCGTACCGCAGTCGCACCGTGGCGCGCTCCACGGACGCTCCCTCGGCCCTGGCGGTGATCGGCCCCCCCAGGGTGAGCACAAGTAGGAGAATGGAAAAAAAGGGGCGCGGAAGGAACGGCACGGCCAGAGTATAGTGAAGACTCGACAGGTCCCCTCGAAACAGGAAGCGCCCGATTTTCCCCGGCACCCCTTCATGCACGACGCGCTCCCCGGCTCGGCCCGGGCACCCCTACCCCAGGCGCTGGGCAGGCGGCCTCTGTGGGCATGTGCCTGCATGCCAGCCCCGGGAGCACGGGCTTCCACGGAAAGAGGTGGCTTCTTGCCGGGTTGAAAGGGCTTTGCTAAAGCTCCCCCGGTCGGGAGCGCCGCACCTAACCTCCGAAATTCATTCCGGAAACCTTCGGGGGCCGCGGGAGTCAAGGTCGAGCGAGACGCTTAGGAGCGTAAACGCCCATGGGCACGCAATTGGTGATGTATGAAGAGGAGTTCACCAAGATCAACGCAGTTTGCGACCGGCTGACCAAGGACGCGAACGCGAAGGTGGTGTTCCTCGTCGACAAGAACGGGCAGCTCATCTCCTCCGCGGGTCAGACGCAGAACATCGATACCACCTCGCTGGCGTCACTGACGGCCGGTAACGTGGCGGCGATGGGCGGCCTGGCGAAGTTGATCGGAGAGAACGAGTTCCCCCATCAGTTCCACGAGGGGGCGAAGGACTCGCTCTACATGACCATCGTCGGGAGCCGGGTGGTGCTCGTTGTCATCTTCGACAACCGGACCAGCCTCGGCCTGGTGCGCCTGCGCATCAAGAAGGCCAGTGACGAGCTGACCAAGATCTTCGAAACTCTGGTGAAGAAGACTGACGGTCCCGGGGTCGGCTCGCCGTTCGCCGAGATTTCCGACGACGATATCGACAACCTCTTCAGCGAGTAACCCGGGAAGCCATGTCCTTCATCAACTACTCGTCTCGCGAAATCAACTGCAAGATCGTCTACTACGGTCCCGGGTTGTGCGGGAAGACGACGAACCTGCAGTACATCTACAACAAGACCGCCGCGGAGACGAAGGGCAAGCTCATCTCGCTCTCGACCGAGACGGACCGCACGCTCTTCTTCGACTTCCTCCCGCTGTCGCTGGGTGAGATCCGCGGCTTCAAGACGCGCTTCCACCTGTACACGGTGCCGGGACAGGTCTTCTACGACGCCAGCCGCAAGCTCATCCTCAAGGGGGTGGACGGCGTGGTGTTCGTGGCCGACAGCCAGGTCGAGCGCATGGAGGCCAACATGGAGTCGTTGGAGAACCTCCGCGTCAACCTCGCCGAGCAGGGCTACGATCTGAACAAGATCCCCTACGTCATCCAGTACAACAAGCGGGACCTGCCCAACGCGGTGACGGTCGAGGAGATGCGCAAGACGCTCAACCAGCGCAACATCCCCGAGTACCAGGCGGTGGCGCCCACGGGCGTTGGCGTGTTCGACACGCTCAAGGCCGTGGCCAAGCTGGTGCTGACGGAGCTGAAAAAGGGCGGCTAGAGACGTCTGGCGGTCTCGCGGCCGCCAGCAGACGAGGTCGCTCCGTGCGCTCCCCTTCCTCCATCCACGTGCTGGCCCTCGCCAGCACGCTCCTGTGGGCCCCTGCGTTCGCGCAGACGGGCCCTGGTGGCGTTCAGGCTCCCGCTCCCGCAGCCAGCCCCGCTCCCACGGCCTCCACGGCGGCGGCGCCAGCGCCCGCGGAGCCTCCTCCCGGGCAGACGGCGGACGAGGCCTTCAGGACCCGGGTGAGGACGCTCGAGGAGCAGGTCGTCGACCTGAAGGAGAAGGTCTTCCGCTCCAAGGCCCGCCTGCAGCTGTTGCAGGAGACGGTGCTGGGAGGAGACCTCTCCACCGGAGCGAGCGCGGTCATCTTCCACCGCAACGAGATGGGAGACTCCTTCATCCTGGAGTCGGTGGCGTATGCGCTGGATGGCGCGCCCATCTTCACCCGCGCGGACGAGAACGGCAGCCTGGCCGAGCCGGAGGAACTGGAGATCTTCAAGGGCCGCATCGTGCCCGGCCAGCATCAGGTCGCCGTGCGGCTCGTCTACCGCGGCCATGGCTTCGGGGTGTTCAGCTACCTCGAGGGCTACCGCTTCAAGGTGCAGTCCAGCTACACCTTCAACGCGGAGCCGGGGAAGGTGACCACCGTGCGCGTGGTGGGCTTCGAGCAGGGAGGGCTGACCACGGATCTGAAGGATCGGCCGGCGGTGCGCTACGACATCGGCACGGCGCGCGACTCGAGCCCACTGCCCGCCCCGGATGCCGCGCCCGCCGCGGGTGCGCCCCCTCCTCCTCCGACCGCCACGGCCCCCGCCGAGACGAAGAAGTAGAGGGCCGGCCTTGAGCACGTCGCGCCTCCCAGCCCTCCTGCTCGCGGCGGCCACCTTCGCGGCCCCGGGGCCCGCTCGCGCCAAGGAGACTCCGCCCGCCCCCGGCCCATCCGCCGCCGAGCTGTCCGCGCGGCTGGAGCGGGTCTCCGGACAGGTCGGAGCGGCCGAGAAGGAGCTCCGCTTCGTCGAGGCGCAGTACACCGAGCGTCCCGAGCAGAGCGAGGACGAGGTCCGCCTGCGGCGCTTCTCCGACGGAGAGCTCCAGTACCTGATGAGCGACTGGGGCGCCGCGTCGGTGCTCTTCTACGACCTGGTGGGCGACCCGAAGTTCCGCGCCCACGAGCGCTACCCGGACGCGCTCTTCTACCTGGCGGACTCGCTCTACCAGCAGAAGAACTACATCGCCGCGCGCATCTACCTGCGCGAGCTGCTCTCCCTGAAGGACACCCGCCGCTACCGGGACGCGCTCACGCGCTACCTGGAGATCGCCGGCAGGCTCAATCAGTTCACGGGGCTCGACGTGCACATCCAGAAGGCGCGGAGCCTGTCCGGTGGGCAGATGCCGCCGGAGCTGGAGTACGTCTACGCCAAGTGGCTCTTCAAGCGGACGGACCTGCCGGACAAGGAGCGGCGAGAGCGGACCCGCGCCATCTTCCAGTCGCTGGCCAGCACGCCCGGCGGGCGCTTCCAGAAGCAGAGCGCGTACTTCCTCGGCGTGCTGTCCGTGCAGGAGGGTGACTACGCGGGCGCCGTGGAGCACTTCCGTCCCCTGGTCTCCGCGACGCCGGAGGCGCCGGAGCTCGCCGGGCTCGAGGACCTGGCCAACCTCTCCCTGGGACGGCTCCTCTACGAGCTGGGCCGCCATGACGAGGCGCTCGACCATTACTCGCGGATCTCCCGCCAGAGCGAGTCCTTCGTCGAGTCGCTCTACGAGATCGCCTGGGTCCACGTGAAGAAGGGGGACTTCGAGAAGGCGAAGAACGCCATCGACATCCTCCTGCTGGTGTCGCCCGACGGCGCGCTCGCGCCCGACGCCCGCCTCCTCCAGGGCAACCTTCAGCTCAAGATGCGCAAGTACGAGGAGGCCACCTCCGCGTACGAGGACGTCATCAGCACCTACAAGCCGGTGCGAGACCAGGTGGACGCGCTGCTGAGGGTGAACCAGGATCCCATCGCGTACTTCGACAACCTGCTGGCGAACAACGAGCGCACGTTGGACGTCACCATGCTGCTGCCCCCGCTGGCGCTGAAGTCCGCCACCACCCAGAAGGAAGTGGCGGACGCGGTGCGGATGGTGAAGGACGTCGACACCAGCCGCCAGGGAGTGGACGACTCGCGCGCCATCGCCGTGCGCATCCTCCAGGCGCTCGACGAGCGCGGCCTCCAGGTGTTCCCCGTGCTGCAGGAGGGCTACCTCCGGGCGGAGGCGGTGGACAGCGCGCTCGCGAGGGCGGAGCAGCTCCTGGTGCAGGTGGAGGCCGACGTGCTGCACAGCCGCCTCACCCCCGAGGAGCACACCGCCCTGGAGGGCGTGCGCCAGGAGCGGGAGGCCCTGCGCGCCCGCTTCGCCAGCCTCCCCGCCAGCCAGGAGGAGCTCGAGGCGCGGCGCGAGCGGTTGCAGACCCAGGTGGACGAGCTGGACCGCGAGGCCTTCCGGCTGGGCCATGAGCTGCAGAGCATGACGGCCATCTCCGCCGCGGTGCGCAAGTGGGTGCAGGACACGCGCGAGCAGCGCAGCGCCACCCCCGAGGAGGAGAAGGCGTTCCTCGACCAGCTCCGCCAGGAGGAGGAGACGGTGACGGTGCTCCTGGACGAGGTGCGGCAACTGCGCTCGCGCCTGGCCGACGAGCGCAACTCCGCCACTGCCTTCGTCTCGGGTGAGGGAGTCATCCGCGCGAAGTACCGCGAGACGCTCGAGCGGGAGCACGCGTTGCTGAGGGCCGCCGAGGACCGGCTGTCCGGGGACGACGCGGAGCTGGTGCGGCACACCCACGAGGTGCGCCAGCGCTCCGAGGCCCTGCGCGCCCGGGTGGAGCTGGCCCGGCAGGTGCTGCGCGCCCAGGTGGAGCGGCGTGGCAAGGTCATCCGGGACAAGGTGCTGGCCGAGCAGCAGCTCCTGCAGGGCTACGACCAGGAGGTGGCCAGCATGTCCGGCGACGCGCGCAACATGGTGGGCCGCATCGCCTACGAGAGCTTCCAGAAGGTGCGCCAGCAGTTCTATGACCTCGTCCTCAAGGCGGACGTGGGACTGGTGGACGTGGCCTTCACGCGCAAGCAGGACAAGACGACGGAGATGCAGAAGCTGTCCGCGCAGCAGAGCGAGGAGCTGCGCGCCCTGGAGAAGGAATTCGAGGGAGTCCGCGAGGACGCCAACTAGAATGCGACGCCCCCTGCTGCTCACCCTGCTGACGCTGGCCACCGCGCGTGCCGCCGCGCAGGACGCGGCACGTCCGGAGTCCGCCGCGCGGGCCCCGGCCCCGGAGCAGCCACGGGCACGCTCACGCTTCGAGGGCCTGGGCCGCACGCCCGAGCAGGAGAAGCTGTTGGAGGAGCTGAGCGAGGCCGTCCAGCGCTACGAGGAGGAGTCGCGCGCGTTCCGGCAGGAGGTGCAGCAGCTCATCGAGCGCAAGTACCAGCAGAAGCGCGACCAGGTGTCGAAGTCGTACGAGAAGGCCATCTCCGAGCTGGAGACGCAGCAGCGCCAGGATCGGCAGGAGGCCATCGCGCGCTTCGAGGAGTTCCTCCGGCGCTACCCCGACGAGCCGCGCTACACGCCGGACGTGATGTTCCGCCTGGCGGAGCTGTACTTCGAGCGCACCAGCGACACGCAGATGCTGGCCCAGCGCCAGCAGACGGAGCTGCTGAACAGCCTCCCCGAGGGGGCCGAGCCTCCTCCCGAGCCCAAGGCGGACTTCAGCCCCTCCATCGACCTCTACCGGCAGCTCCTCTCCCGCTTCCCGGACTACCGGCTCAACGACAGCACCTGGTACCTGCTCGGCTACTGCCTGGCGGAGCAGGGCTCCTTCGAGGAGAGCCTCGCCGCCTATCAGCAGCTCATCGCCCGCTACCCCACCAGCCGCTTCACCACCGATGCCTGGGTGCGCATTGGCGAGTACTACTTCGACGCCTACAGCGAGCCGGACGCGCTCGCCAAGGCGGCGGCGGCCTACGAGCAGGCCATCAAGAACACCTCGCACTCGCTCTACGACAGGGCCCTCTACAAGCTGGGGTGGACGTACTACCGCATGGACCGCTTCGACGAGGCGGTCACCCGCTTCGTCGCGCTGGTGGATTTCTACGAGGCCCAGAGCGCCGCCAAGGGCGACGAGGCGAACGGTGGAGATCTGCGCAAGGAAGCGCTCCAGTACACCGCCATCTCCTTCGCCGACGAGACGTGGGGTGGCCTCGACAAGGCCCAGGCGTTCTTCGCGAGGCTCGGCCCCCGGCCCTATGAAGCCGAGGTGTACCGCCGTCTGGGCGACGTCTACTTCGACCAGACCCACCACGACGCGGCCATCGCGGCCTACCGGCTCGTGTTGCAGAAGGACCCGCTCGCGCCGGACGCGCCGCTGGTCCACCAGAAGATCGTCCAGGCCTACCAGCGCGACCGCAAGCTGACGGAGGCCACCGCCGAGTCCCAGAAGCTCTCCGAGCTCTACGCACCCGGCTCCGAGTGGTACCAGAAGCACCAGAACGAGCCGGATGTGCTGGCCGCCGCGGACGACCTCGCCGAGAAGAGCCTCACCGCCAGCGCCCTCTACCACCACGAGCAGGCTCGGGTGTTC
Proteins encoded in this region:
- a CDS encoding FecR family protein; its protein translation is MSSFRLPLVSALCLLLAAACGEEEALPPAPPPVAPAPATAEVDAGVAELARLASMSGEVRLERGGKQAPASQGPLLRGDAVETGDGASATVLFADGRTVEVGAQARFILDEDSTGVVVMVSRGLVLSRVPAVAVGRKAGPRVQLTLLTPFGLTRQGAEESEVRLDVGQDESHVEVRLGSVEVVAKNGQTVRAAQGQEVSVKAESVTTRVLELAPVRVTVHAGTGRAEWRQKGQARWRGVDRKGEVLGAGDSVRARQGTALLNLEGSESTLALGQGGELVVEGVARSGATDEARLDLLKGELGLTLAPGHVSRVVLPGLLLESSGAARLDVRRTGDGFTVDSRAGDVTLVRGEARAPLRAGERATVKGEAAARVESLARAPVVLASREGQQVFHRRLSEVALTWEEEGEVQVEVASDSDFKRLVLSGVARRGFVNVTAPAKGSLYWKVRRPDGSELTHGQASFGPERSPKGELGRLRNRVPEGPEKTTIFFQDKPPAITFTCQAEAGAASYKVSVYRSGALGQPVAERSATSPQVPLDAGLLKEGSFLWSITPLGPQGQPLRGGRMNKLELVFDNSVPTLIVSAPREGQRAGARVRVTGVAPVDARLSVNGKPLALDSKHRFDTWVASAGQPPVVVFKMSRPGAPDVYTVRTLK
- the mglB gene encoding gliding-motility regulator GTPase-activating protein MglB, producing the protein MGTQLVMYEEEFTKINAVCDRLTKDANAKVVFLVDKNGQLISSAGQTQNIDTTSLASLTAGNVAAMGGLAKLIGENEFPHQFHEGAKDSLYMTIVGSRVVLVVIFDNRTSLGLVRLRIKKASDELTKIFETLVKKTDGPGVGSPFAEISDDDIDNLFSE
- the mglA gene encoding gliding-motility regulator Ras-like GTPase MglA codes for the protein MSFINYSSREINCKIVYYGPGLCGKTTNLQYIYNKTAAETKGKLISLSTETDRTLFFDFLPLSLGEIRGFKTRFHLYTVPGQVFYDASRKLILKGVDGVVFVADSQVERMEANMESLENLRVNLAEQGYDLNKIPYVIQYNKRDLPNAVTVEEMRKTLNQRNIPEYQAVAPTGVGVFDTLKAVAKLVLTELKKGG
- a CDS encoding protein kinase domain-containing protein, which translates into the protein MTTPRARTEPAGNADALRPYGQYVLVRKLAEGGMAEIFLAKRLGADGFERNVVIKRMLAHLSGLPDFVEMFRDEARLAAKLVHPNVVQIHELGFTEGCYFICMEYLPGEDFSTTVRTASFRGEYVPVPLVLRVLADAARGLHYAHDFTDESGRPLNIVHRDISPSNLYVTYEGQVKVLDFGIAKAESRLAHTRTGVVKGKYVYMAPEQARGEEVDRRADVFSLGVCLYEALTHVRPFARDNDLAVLNALLSGDFQPPSALRSDLSPALEAVVLKAMAFDRARRYATAAELADDLEGILALESQSPTNAHLATYLRGSFGEQRYTEKTRIPTLTTLGQAGHSIPEVVPAESSFFRPMDTPTAHAEARTSAVPVQPVTGTRTVVMAPRRRGLLVAAVAGGLLLAGVAFVVGRNVGNAPSAPVAPPPPASVIPVAPPPSTPAPEASGVPAAQLQPPFQAVPESEAAGARPPDEAEPRPQVKEKTSTRSPKTRVSLEAADVQRVVLRNRARIMACFEQYKRDLPADEGDVQVRFTIYSSGKADAATQGALATRPVGKCLEKQVERLRFPAHRDKEVTVVLPFGYRVTR
- the recR gene encoding recombination mediator RecR; protein product: MTPDPLNRLVAQLAKLPGIGEKTAQRLAFHILRAPGEYAQELSQAIREVKEKVHLCARCFSLTDSELCGFCRDNKRDERVLCVVETFADLMALERTREFKGRYHVLHGVLSPLDGVGPEQLRIKELLTRLGDGHVEEIILATNPDVEGEATALYLTRLLKPMGIRVSRIAQGLPMGGDLEYADQATLAKALSARREL
- a CDS encoding YbaB/EbfC family nucleoid-associated protein, giving the protein MPGIDLNYFIRQANKLTEKIEQRKKELAEETVEAKAGDGRVTVVANCVQEIKSIKIDKSLVDPNDLGMLEDLVTAGVNAALASSREKMQRELGKISGGVKIPGIT
- a CDS encoding MSCRAMM family protein: MRLRYGLTFREGAQEAGPAVSYGGMTPNDVALWAAVFGEGWWGAWASVQREGFSLSKETRLITGGGLLRASVGPAARVSLGPVRAEVSAGYGFAQLPTFASAEGGARLVASARHAALVGARVLVPLPWRLRAEVRGEVPVALGASSTGFAAGGALLVPVMRRGEWGGALVLDYQYVRDELTTADGLKSSQVLSRAGLAFELTHGGGEASRPRLGELVLAVVEEGSGKALPGARVVLTVGGVGQAPRVLGADGRLTGVELPPGEVLVRVDVEGYLPLEARTTVTAGGRSELVLRTNPLPRVGTLEVFVVDGRNGTPLPGALVTVGGTEVTTNEMGLALLKELPPGPLEVKVSAPDFRAEQEAVVIAAGIVSQLSVSLTHGRQGALATLSGQVRSVRGGKPLQARLFIPEAKLRRRTDARGTFQVQLKQGRYRLVFSAPGHLSQTKVITVGDGEQAIFNVDLFPKTR
- a CDS encoding dihydrolipoamide acetyltransferase, with amino-acid sequence MRSPSSIHVLALASTLLWAPAFAQTGPGGVQAPAPAASPAPTASTAAAPAPAEPPPGQTADEAFRTRVRTLEEQVVDLKEKVFRSKARLQLLQETVLGGDLSTGASAVIFHRNEMGDSFILESVAYALDGAPIFTRADENGSLAEPEELEIFKGRIVPGQHQVAVRLVYRGHGFGVFSYLEGYRFKVQSSYTFNAEPGKVTTVRVVGFEQGGLTTDLKDRPAVRYDIGTARDSSPLPAPDAAPAAGAPPPPPTATAPAETKK